A single window of bacterium DNA harbors:
- a CDS encoding GlsB/YeaQ/YmgE family stress response membrane protein: MGIIVWIIFGGLVGWVASLIMNTDGHQGIFLNIIVGVIGAVIGGWLMGLVGKGGVVGFNFYSFLVALLGACVFVAVLKAIRG, encoded by the coding sequence ATGGGAATCATCGTTTGGATAATTTTTGGAGGATTGGTGGGCTGGGTTGCGTCTCTGATAATGAACACAGACGGCCATCAAGGAATTTTCCTCAATATTATTGTTGGGGTTATTGGAGCCGTTATTGGCGGTTGGCTAATGGGGTTGGTGGGTAAAGGTGGCGTTGTCGGGTTCAATTTTTATAGTTTTTTAGTGGCTCTATTGGGAGCGTGCGTTTTTGTCGCGGTATTGAAAGCAATTCGAGGCTAG